The genomic region TCGTGAGCAAGCTTGATAATCAAAAGTTTACAGCAACCGAAGGCAGCAATAACAATTGGAATTGGGAAGCAAAAGGCAGCACGAACATTGCCGGTTGGCATGGTCAAGGAAACAACCGCGTCTTGCCTAGTGGATCCTCCGAAACTGTCCATTATTCAAGCCTGAATTATGGAAGCAACGAAGTACAGTGGGGCTTCCACATCGGCTATGCCTCTCCAGGTTCAAATCAACAGGAGAATTCCGGTTGGTTTAAAGGCTCTGTTGTTCCTGAACCCTCTTCTTTGTTCGGTTTAGGAACAGCCCTAATCAGCGCTCTCGCCTATATTCGCCGTCGCCGAAATTAAGATATTAAATCAATTCGCAATATAATCCAGGGCGGACCTTTGGGTCCCTCTGGATTTTTCTTTGGATTACCCTC from bacterium harbors:
- a CDS encoding PEP-CTERM sorting domain-containing protein, producing MKCLSTATMAILLCSLLSIGMRSTALAADWSSFYDASFTGISITPTLASGTLSYTLLLGSNPTILIGATTSNINWIQALYVVSKLDNQKFTATEGSNNNWNWEAKGSTNIAGWHGQGNNRVLPSGSSETVHYSSLNYGSNEVQWGFHIGYASPGSNQQENSGWFKGSVVPEPSSLFGLGTALISALAYIRRRRN